From Diospyros lotus cultivar Yz01 chromosome 4, ASM1463336v1, whole genome shotgun sequence, a single genomic window includes:
- the LOC127799597 gene encoding uncharacterized protein LOC127799597 isoform X2, whose translation MCKQLMLLQRYVALKIQKSAAQFVQAALHEIEVLSAITNGDPSNSKCVGRLVDHFKHTGPNGQHWCMVLEFLGDSLLQLIKRNRYKGLHLNRAREICKCILIGLDYLHRELGIIHTDLKPENVLLISTIDPAKDPMRSNLPPILERPEGNPNGGVTINLIEKKLKRRARRAVARISGRRSSTGGSPKSQRCLDGIDMKCKVVDFGNACWADKPFTEEIQTRQYRAPEVILRSGYSFSVDMWSFGCMAFELATGEMMFTPKGGQGFSEDEDHLALMMELLGKMPRKIAIGGARSKDYFDRHGDLKRIRRLKYRPLDRLMVDKYKISDSDARELAEFLSPLLDFAPENRPTAQQCLQHPWLNTRNLTQNEVKNEPSIEKVNVGMGNLQIKVGK comes from the exons ATGTGTAAACAATTGATGCTGTTACAG AGATACGTTGCCCTTAAAATCCAGAAAAGTGCTGCACAATTTGTTCAAGCTGCTCTCCACGAAATTGAAGTTCTTTCTGCCATTACCAATGGGGACCCTTCAAATAGTAAGTGTGTAGGACGATTGGTTGATCACTTTAAACACACGGGCCCAAACGGACAGCATTGGTGTATGGTCCTCGAGTTCCTTGGTGATAGCCTGCTCCAGCTGATCAAACGTAACCGCTATAAAGGCCTACATCTGAATAGAGCGCGGGAGATATGCAAATGCATTTTGATTGGGTTGGATTATCTGCACAGGGAACTTGGTATTATACATACAGACCTAAAACCTGAAAATGTTCTTCTCATTTCTACTATTGATCCTGCCAAAGACCCTATGAGGTCTAATCTCCCCCCGATTCTTGAAAGGCCTGAGGGGAATCCAAATGGTGGAGTCACCATAAATCTTATTGAAAAGAAGTTAAAGCGAAGAGCGAGGAGAGCAGTGGCTAGGATATCGGGAAGACGATCTTCGACGGGAGGGAGTCCAAAATCACAAAGATGCCTGGATGGGATTGATATGAAGTGCAAGGTTGTGGATTTTGGAAATGCTTGTTGGGCTGATAAGCCGTTTACTGAAGAGATTCAGACCAGGCAGTATAGAGCCCCTGAAGTTATACTTCGCTCTGGATACTCTTTCTCTGTTGATATGTGGTCATTTGGTTGCATGGCCTTTGAGCTTGCTACAGGAGAAATGATGTTTACTCCGAAGGGTGGACAAGGATTTAGTGAGGATGAG GATCATCTGGCTTTGATGATGGAACTCCTAGGGAAGATGCCACGGAAG ATAGCGATAGGGGGGGCCCGATCAAAAGATTACTTTGACAGACATGGGGATCTGAAGAGGATTCGGAGGCTGAAATACCGGCCACTTGATCGATTAATGGTTGACAAATACAAAATTTCTGACTCTGATGCTCGAGAGCTTGCAGAGTTTCTTTCTCCCCTCCTCGATTTTGCGCCTGAGAATAGACCAACTGCTCAGCAGTGTCTACAGCACCCATGGCTCAATACCCGGAATCTGACGCAGAATGAAGTTAAGAATGAACCTAGTATTGAAAAAGTGAATGTTGGGATGGGCAACCTTCAGATTAAGGTGGGAAAGTGA
- the LOC127799597 gene encoding uncharacterized protein LOC127799597 isoform X1 → MSRSSSSGSEDEDEGIDSYRKGGYHAVRVGDSFAGGRYIAQRKLGWGQFSTVWLAYDTVSSRYVALKIQKSAAQFVQAALHEIEVLSAITNGDPSNSKCVGRLVDHFKHTGPNGQHWCMVLEFLGDSLLQLIKRNRYKGLHLNRAREICKCILIGLDYLHRELGIIHTDLKPENVLLISTIDPAKDPMRSNLPPILERPEGNPNGGVTINLIEKKLKRRARRAVARISGRRSSTGGSPKSQRCLDGIDMKCKVVDFGNACWADKPFTEEIQTRQYRAPEVILRSGYSFSVDMWSFGCMAFELATGEMMFTPKGGQGFSEDEDHLALMMELLGKMPRKIAIGGARSKDYFDRHGDLKRIRRLKYRPLDRLMVDKYKISDSDARELAEFLSPLLDFAPENRPTAQQCLQHPWLNTRNLTQNEVKNEPSIEKVNVGMGNLQIKVGK, encoded by the exons ATGTCGCGCTCGTCGTCGAGCGGGTCGGAGGATGAAGATGAGGGAATTGATTCGTACCGGAAAGGAGGCTATCACGCCGTGAGGGTCGGCGATTCCTTCGCCGGCGGCCGGTACATCGCGCAGCGCAAGCTCGGTTGGGGTCAGTTCTCCACCGTCTGGCTCGCTTACGACACTGTTTCCTCC AGATACGTTGCCCTTAAAATCCAGAAAAGTGCTGCACAATTTGTTCAAGCTGCTCTCCACGAAATTGAAGTTCTTTCTGCCATTACCAATGGGGACCCTTCAAATAGTAAGTGTGTAGGACGATTGGTTGATCACTTTAAACACACGGGCCCAAACGGACAGCATTGGTGTATGGTCCTCGAGTTCCTTGGTGATAGCCTGCTCCAGCTGATCAAACGTAACCGCTATAAAGGCCTACATCTGAATAGAGCGCGGGAGATATGCAAATGCATTTTGATTGGGTTGGATTATCTGCACAGGGAACTTGGTATTATACATACAGACCTAAAACCTGAAAATGTTCTTCTCATTTCTACTATTGATCCTGCCAAAGACCCTATGAGGTCTAATCTCCCCCCGATTCTTGAAAGGCCTGAGGGGAATCCAAATGGTGGAGTCACCATAAATCTTATTGAAAAGAAGTTAAAGCGAAGAGCGAGGAGAGCAGTGGCTAGGATATCGGGAAGACGATCTTCGACGGGAGGGAGTCCAAAATCACAAAGATGCCTGGATGGGATTGATATGAAGTGCAAGGTTGTGGATTTTGGAAATGCTTGTTGGGCTGATAAGCCGTTTACTGAAGAGATTCAGACCAGGCAGTATAGAGCCCCTGAAGTTATACTTCGCTCTGGATACTCTTTCTCTGTTGATATGTGGTCATTTGGTTGCATGGCCTTTGAGCTTGCTACAGGAGAAATGATGTTTACTCCGAAGGGTGGACAAGGATTTAGTGAGGATGAG GATCATCTGGCTTTGATGATGGAACTCCTAGGGAAGATGCCACGGAAG ATAGCGATAGGGGGGGCCCGATCAAAAGATTACTTTGACAGACATGGGGATCTGAAGAGGATTCGGAGGCTGAAATACCGGCCACTTGATCGATTAATGGTTGACAAATACAAAATTTCTGACTCTGATGCTCGAGAGCTTGCAGAGTTTCTTTCTCCCCTCCTCGATTTTGCGCCTGAGAATAGACCAACTGCTCAGCAGTGTCTACAGCACCCATGGCTCAATACCCGGAATCTGACGCAGAATGAAGTTAAGAATGAACCTAGTATTGAAAAAGTGAATGTTGGGATGGGCAACCTTCAGATTAAGGTGGGAAAGTGA
- the LOC127798957 gene encoding 54S ribosomal protein L19, mitochondrial: MSSLKEILTRRPVAATIRLTVPAGGARPAPPVGPALGQYRLNLMAFCKDFNARTQKYKPDTPLSVTITAFKDNTFEFTVKSPSVSWYLKKAAGVESGSSRPSHVVASSVTLKHIYEIAKVKQSDPYCQYMSLEAICKSIIGTANTMGIKVVKELE, translated from the coding sequence ATGTCGTCGCTGAAAGAGATCCTGACCCGGCGGCCGGTGGCGGCGACGATCCGGCTGACGGTGCCGGCGGGAGGGGCACGGCCAGCTCCGCCCGTCGGGCCGGCGTTGGGTCAGTACAGGCTGAATCTGATGGCCTTCTGCAAGGACTTCAACGCTCGAACGCAGAAGTACAAGCCAGACACGCCTCTGTCGGTGACCATAACAGCCTTCAAGGACAATACCTTCGAGTTCACCGTGAAGTCTCCGTCGGTCAGTTGGTATCTCAAGAAGGCCGCCGGAGTCGAGTCCGGCAGCAGCCGCCCCAGCCACGTTGTCGCCTCCTCTGTAACCCTAAAGCACATCTACGAGATCGCTAAGGTAAAGCAGTCTGATCCTTACTGCCAGTACATGTCTCTCGAAGCAATCTGCAAATCCATTATTGGTACTGCCAATACCATGGGGATTAAAGTTGTCAAGGAATTGGAGTGA
- the LOC127800153 gene encoding probable protein phosphatase 2C 47, translating into MVPGTDASSHHGGETEGGCCSKPNAVSCKEGENPETPDFSQSKARKPPRNHSVMRHSISQAMLAGAVELESSNGATGLSTSGDSSGYVPVFRSGSCSEIGPKTYMEDEYICVDNLEEHLGAASGGFPSPGAFYGVFDGHGGVDAASFTRKNILKFIVEDSHFPARVKRAIRNAFVKADYTLADAKSLDKSSGTTALTAFMLGRTMLIANAGDSRAVLGKRGRAVELSKDHKPNCTSERLRIEKLGGVIYDGYLNGQLSVARALGDWHLKGPKGSMYPLSSEPELEEIVLSEEDEFLIMGCDGLWDVMSSQCAVTIVRKELMQHNDPEKCSRLLVREALKRNTCDNLTVLVICFSPDPPPRIEVPKSQRRRSISAEGLDLLKGALNNL; encoded by the exons ATGGTTCCAGGCACTGATGCATCGTCGCATCACGGCGGCGAGACAGAGGGTGGGTGCTGCAGCAAGCCGAATGCTGTGTCTTGCAAAGAAGGTGAGAACCCAGAAACACCAGATTTCAGCCAAAGTAAGGCCAGGAAGCCTCCCCGAAACCACTCGGTCATGCGGCACAGCATCAGCCAGGCGATGCTGGCCGGCGCGGTTGAATTG GAATCCAGTAATGGTGCCACTGGCTTGTCGACATCAGGTGACAGTAGTGGATATGTACCCGTCTTTCGCTCAGGAAGCTGTTCTGAGATAGGACCCAAAACATACATGGAGGATGAGTACATCTGTGTGGATAATCTTGAGGAACATCTCGGTGCAGCATCAGGAGGTTTCCCTTCCCCTGGAGCATTCTATGGG GTATTTGATGGACATGGGGGCGTAGATGCTGCATCATTCACTCGAAAAAACATACTTAAGTTCATTGTCGAGGACTCACATTTCCCTGCTAGAGTAAAAAGAGCGATAAGGAATGCTTTCGTCAAGGCCGACTACACCTTAGCCGATGCCAAGTCTCTTGACAAGTCTTCCGGTACCACTGCTCTGACTGCCTTTATGCTGGGGCG GACAATGCTAATTGCCAATGCTGGGGATTCTCGAGCTGTGCTAGGCAAGCGGGGAAGAGCAGTGGAGCTGTCCAAAGACCACAAACCCAACTGCACATCTGAAAGGCTGAGGATCGAGAAGCTAGGTGGAGTCATATACGATGGCTATCTCAACGGGCAACTATCTGTGGCGCGTGCGCTTGGAGACTGGCACTTGAAGGGCCCCAAGGGCTCGATGTACCCCCTGAGCTCAGAGCCAGAGTTGGAGGAGATCGTGTTGTCAGAGGAAGATGAGTTCTTGATAATGGGGTGTGATGGGCTTTGGGATGTGATGAGCAGCCAGTGTGCAGTGACAATAGTGAGGAAGGAGCTTATGCAGCACAATGATCCTGAGAAGTGCTCGCGGTTGCTTGTCCGCGAGGCCCTCAAGCGCAACACCTGCGACAACCTCACTGTGCTCGTCATCTGCTTCTCCCCGGACCCTCCCCCCCGGATTGAAGTACCCAAGTCCCAGAGGAGGCGAAGCATCTCTGCCGAAGGCCTTGATCTTCTCAAGGGTGCCTTGAACAATCTCTAA
- the LOC127800727 gene encoding uncharacterized protein LOC127800727 isoform X2, which translates to MTVLSNSLVSVRNPRTQFFSGSSLMQVDQCFSSRKLFINTTQQGKAKAPKHRTLTVQARDGGTPNTASIFVGGFVLGGVVVGALGCIYAPQISKALAGADRKDLMRKLPKFIYDEEKALEKTRKILTEKIAQLNSAIDDVSAQLHADDDPNGTAVNPDELEASV; encoded by the exons ATGACGGTTCTTTCGAATTCACTCGTGTCTGTGAGAAACCCACGGACCCAGTTTTTCTCAG GTTCGTCTTTGATGCAAGTGGACCAATGTTTTAGCTCCAGGAAATTGTTTATCAACACCACTCAACAAGGCAAAGCAAAAGCACCGAAGCACAGGACATTGACAGTGCAAGcaag GGATGGTGGAACACCAAATACTGCAAGTATTTTTGTGGGTGGCTTTGTATTGGGAGGGGTTGTTGTTGGAGCGCTAGGTTGTATATATGCACCCCAG ATCAGCAAGGCACTGGCAGGAGCTGACAGGAAAGATCTGATGAGAAAGCTGCCAAAATTCATATATGATGAAGAGAAAGCTTTGGAG AAGACACGTAAAATACTGACTGAGAAGATTGCACAGCTCAATTCTGCCATAGACGATGTCTCTGCGCAGCTTCATGCCGATGATGACCCAAATGGAACTGCTGTGAACCCTGATGAACTCGAAGCTTCTGTATGA
- the LOC127800727 gene encoding uncharacterized protein LOC127800727 isoform X1, giving the protein MTVLSNSLVSVRNPRTQFFSDSLSFSLTLTPLLTGSSLMQVDQCFSSRKLFINTTQQGKAKAPKHRTLTVQARDGGTPNTASIFVGGFVLGGVVVGALGCIYAPQISKALAGADRKDLMRKLPKFIYDEEKALEKTRKILTEKIAQLNSAIDDVSAQLHADDDPNGTAVNPDELEASV; this is encoded by the exons ATGACGGTTCTTTCGAATTCACTCGTGTCTGTGAGAAACCCACGGACCCAGTTTTTCTCAG ATTCTTTGAGTTTCTCTCTTACCCTCACTCCTCTTTTAACAG GTTCGTCTTTGATGCAAGTGGACCAATGTTTTAGCTCCAGGAAATTGTTTATCAACACCACTCAACAAGGCAAAGCAAAAGCACCGAAGCACAGGACATTGACAGTGCAAGcaag GGATGGTGGAACACCAAATACTGCAAGTATTTTTGTGGGTGGCTTTGTATTGGGAGGGGTTGTTGTTGGAGCGCTAGGTTGTATATATGCACCCCAG ATCAGCAAGGCACTGGCAGGAGCTGACAGGAAAGATCTGATGAGAAAGCTGCCAAAATTCATATATGATGAAGAGAAAGCTTTGGAG AAGACACGTAAAATACTGACTGAGAAGATTGCACAGCTCAATTCTGCCATAGACGATGTCTCTGCGCAGCTTCATGCCGATGATGACCCAAATGGAACTGCTGTGAACCCTGATGAACTCGAAGCTTCTGTATGA